One genomic window of Lentisphaera araneosa HTCC2155 includes the following:
- a CDS encoding transposase yields MRSARLKSDSGTYYHVMNRIAGTKSSYPFGHEEKQMFITIMNKYLKLYKIELLSYCIMSNHYHLVLFSPGKISTEEIKTRWQDFYGHSKGHFHPEPLWESYETIEQWRQRLSDVSDFMKVLQQSFTAWYNRTHNRRGYFWADRFKSVILEGGNSLLRCIKYVELNPLRANILDENNNYIYSSYGIYMTSKKHPLEVNLLKHLPTALGSKSKETIRCFYQTIETIICDASTKEFSKRQPIWTHSKIIGSKNFITKLIKKHYQLSPDIKSTSDICFI; encoded by the coding sequence ATGAGATCAGCTAGACTAAAATCAGATAGTGGAACCTACTACCATGTGATGAATCGCATTGCGGGGACAAAGAGTTCTTACCCATTTGGTCATGAAGAAAAACAGATGTTTATTACAATAATGAACAAGTATTTGAAGCTCTATAAAATTGAGCTTTTATCCTACTGCATTATGTCCAATCATTATCATTTGGTTCTCTTCAGCCCAGGAAAAATATCTACTGAAGAAATAAAAACACGCTGGCAGGACTTCTATGGTCATTCAAAAGGGCATTTCCACCCTGAACCTCTATGGGAGTCATATGAAACAATCGAACAATGGCGTCAACGTTTAAGCGATGTATCTGACTTTATGAAAGTCCTTCAGCAATCATTCACTGCTTGGTATAATCGAACTCATAATAGACGTGGCTATTTCTGGGCTGATCGTTTTAAAAGTGTGATTTTAGAAGGCGGAAATTCATTACTTCGCTGTATTAAATATGTAGAGCTAAATCCGCTCCGAGCTAATATCTTAGATGAAAACAACAATTATATTTATTCATCTTATGGTATTTATATGACAAGTAAAAAACATCCATTAGAAGTGAATTTGCTTAAACATCTACCCACTGCATTAGGATCAAAATCAAAAGAAACAATAAGGTGCTTTTATCAAACTATTGAAACCATAATCTGTGATGCATCAACAAAGGAATTTAGTAAACGTCAACCCATTTGGACGCATAGTAAAATTATTGGCAGTAAAAACTTCATTACTAAGCTCATTAAAAAGCATTATCAGCTTTCTCCAGACATAAAAAGCACAAGTGATATTTGCTTCATCTAA
- a CDS encoding transposase, producing the protein MERNYQLNTNLLMAYTKELIAVDKDLKEFTLNSAYNEEFEIVKSMPGVGDTLGMVIIYETHDIKRFKSPGKYSSYCRVIKCKKESAGKSYGYSGAKIGNPFLKWAYSQAAVLSKRNPLMKAFSNDLIRQHGERKARAIYTHKICRSIYFMLQRKQKFDPIDFFGRQKYERLQRLNN; encoded by the coding sequence ATGGAACGGAACTATCAGCTCAACACAAATCTATTGATGGCTTATACAAAAGAGTTGATCGCAGTGGATAAAGATCTCAAAGAATTCACTTTAAATAGTGCCTACAATGAAGAATTTGAAATAGTAAAGTCAATGCCTGGAGTAGGCGATACCCTTGGTATGGTCATTATCTATGAAACTCACGACATCAAAAGGTTTAAAAGCCCAGGTAAGTATTCGAGTTATTGTCGAGTGATTAAATGTAAAAAAGAAAGTGCTGGAAAAAGCTATGGCTATAGTGGAGCAAAAATCGGCAATCCATTTTTGAAGTGGGCCTATAGCCAGGCTGCAGTACTATCAAAAAGAAACCCTTTGATGAAAGCTTTTTCAAATGACCTAATAAGGCAACACGGAGAACGAAAAGCTAGAGCTATTTACACTCATAAGATTTGTCGATCAATTTATTTCATGCTCCAGAGAAAACAAAAATTTGATCCCATTGATTTTTTTGGAAGACAAAAATATGAACGTTTACAAAGACTAAATAATTAA